Proteins encoded in a region of the Zea mays cultivar B73 chromosome 2, Zm-B73-REFERENCE-NAM-5.0, whole genome shotgun sequence genome:
- the LOC103647315 gene encoding NDR1/HIN1-like protein 10 — translation MRGKVDECWDECCYNWGEWKYCLLCLGIVVAIVLIVVFVAAFGFVRHIDVSVDDASLTRFELATSPVTSLSYNLSVTLVIRNPNWAMSLKNTKPLEAQYKFDDQMFDRFQLADKGDKHPAGKTRVYHIAPPGTTSSVMLGNAGEAEFRKENATGTFQVEVAVAGEVRYTARYTKCKIQASCPLKLQLAPPGTAAVVFQKVTCKLAKAEKNC, via the coding sequence ATGAGGGGGAAGGTCGACGAGTGCTGGGACGAGTGCTGCTACAACTGGGGCGAGTGGAAATACTGCCTGCTGTGCCTCGGCATCGTGGTGGCCATCGTCCTCATCGTGGTGTTCGTCGCCGCCTTCGGTTTCGTGCGCCACATCGACGTCTCCGTGGACGACGCTTCGCTGACGCGGTTCGAGCTGGCGACGTCGCCGGTGACGTCGCTGTCGTACAACCTGTCCGTGACCCTGGTGATCCGCAACCCGAACTGGGCCATGAGCCTCAAGAACACCAAGCCGCTGGAGGCGCAGTACAAGTTCGACGACCAGATGTTCGACCGCTTCCAGCTGGCCGACAAGGGCGACAAGCACCCCGCCGGCAAGACCAGAGTGTACCACATCGCGCCCCCGGGCACGACGAGTAGCGTCATGCTCGGGAACGCCGGCGAGGCCGAGTTCCGGAAGGAGAACGCCACGGGGACGTTCCAGGTGGAGGTGGCCGTCGCCGGGGAGGTGCGCTACACGGCGCGCTACACCAAGTGCAAGATCCAGGCGTCGTGCCCGCTCAAGCTGCAGCTGGCGCCGCCGGGCACCGCCGCCGTCGTGTTCCAGAAGGTCACGTGCAAGCTCGCCAAGGCGGAGAAGAACTGCTAG